CTCCTCGACGAGCTGGCGGGCGACGGCGACGAACCGCGCCTGCCGCTCGCGCTCGAGGTTCGAGCGGTCGCGCATCCGGTCCTCCAGGAGGTTCGTCAGCCGCTGGCCGACGCGGGACGCCATCTCGGCCTCGGTCGGCAGCTCACGCTCCTCGAGCGGGATGTCGTACTTGCGCGCGATCTGGCGGAGCGTCGGCATGTCGGTCGCCGTCGTGATGGCGATCGAGACGCCGGCCTTGCCGGCGCGGGCCGTCCGGCCGGAGCGGTGGACGTAGTACTCCCGGTCCTGCGGGATGTCGTACTGGAAGACGTGGCTGAGGTCCGGCACGTCGATCCCGCGCGCGGCGACGTCGGTGGCGACGAGGAAGCGGAGCTCGCCGTCGCGGAGCCGCTTCATCGTCTTCTCCCGCGCCTTCTGCGTGAGGTCGGACGAGATGCCGGCCGCGTTGTAGCCGTAGTTGTTGAGGAACGTGGCGAGGTACTCGACCTCGCGGCGCGTGTTGGCGAAGATGATCGCCGCCGAGGGGTTCTCCCACTCGATGAGCGCCGCCAGCGTCCGGTCCTTGTCCATCGGCGCGACCTGGTAGGCCCGGTGCGCCATCTGCTCGACGTGGATCTGGCCGCCGGCCGTGGCCAGGAACACGGGGTCCGTGAGGAACTCCTTCCCGATCCGCTGGACCTGGAACGGCATCGTCGCCGAGAACATGTAGGAGTCGCGCTGCTTCGGGAGGTAGCGGCGGACCTTGATCATGTCCGGGAAGAAGCCCATCGAGAGCATCTCGTCGGCCTCGTCGAGGATGATGGTCCGGAGCTTGTCGAGCTTGAGCGACCCGCGCGCGAGGTGGTCCAGCACGCGGCCCGGCGTGCCCACGACGAGCTGGACGCCGCGGTTGAACGCGTCGATCTGCGGCCCGTAGCCGACGCCGCCGTAGACGGGGATCGCGTCGAGCTGCTCGTCCTTCGCGAGGCCGGCGTTCATCCGCTCGAACTCGGCGTGGATCTGGCTGGCCAGCTCGCGGGTCGGGCAAAGCACGAGGGCCTGCGTCGTCTTCTCGTTCGGGTCGAGCTTCTCGAGGAGCGGGAGCAGGAACGCGCCCGTCTTGCCCGAGCCCGTCCGGCTCTGCACGATGAGGTCGCGCCCTTCGAGGATGTAGGGGACGGCCTCGGCCTGGACCGGCATGAGCGCGGGCCACCCGAGGGCCTCGATGCCCTGCTGAAGCCGCTCTGGGAGGTCGGCGATCCCCGCCGACTCGCGGTCGGCGTCGGGCTCGTCGAAGGGGGTCTGGAGCTTGCGCTCGGACTTGGCCTCGTTCTGGGCCTTCTGGGTGAGGTCGAATACGGCTTTGAACGCCATGATCGGGGGGAGAGAGTGAGGACCGCCCGGGCTGTGTCACTCTTCCCGACCGGCGTCGCAGGCACCGGCCTTCCGGCCTCGGCACCGACGCGGGGAATCCGCGTCTGCGGCAGAGTACGCACGAGGCCGCGCCTCTCGCGTCCGGGCCTCCCCTCTTCCGCCGGAGTTCTCCGCTCCGGACGGCCCGCGGGCGTATCCGGCCCCCTCCCGCCTCGACGCCGAGGCGGGCAGGGCTAGAGGTCGACCTGGAGGCGGAGCCCGGCCCCACGCTCTCCCTCGGGCCCGACCAGCGCGGCCGGCGTCCCCCGAACCCCGCGGAGGTGTGACAACCGGATCACGTGGGCCGCGGCCACAGTCGCGGCGCCCACGGCCGCGCCGACCACGACGGCCTCCGTCTGCCCCCAGAAGTTGGGATCGGTGGACCGCCGGTACACCTCGTACGTCGCGAGGCCGGCCACCGAGCCGACCGCCGTGTCGAGCAGAACGCCCGGCACCGTGGGACGGAGGCCGAGCGCGGAGCTCGTCCCGAGGACGGCCGCGCCCATCGCCACCGGAACGGCCAGTGTCGGCGACGACTCGCCCACGGCGGCGAACGCCGCGATGGACGCCCCCACCCCGACGACGGTCAACACGGCCCCGTCCTCGACCGTCGGGACGCGGTGGGAGGTCGCCGGCTGGGCGTGGGCGGCGACGCAGAGGACGGCGGAAGCGATCAGGACCGAGCGCACGGCGAGCATCAGAGGGAAATGGAGAGGGTGAGACCAGGCGGCGGGCCGCCGGCCGGAGTCCGGAGCAGCGCGGGGGCGGTTTCCATCCGCAGCGTCGCCAGCCGGACGCCGTGAGAAACGCCGATCGCGGCCGAGCCCACTGCAAGACCGACGAGCACGCTGCCGATCGAGGTGCTGAGGTCGCCCTCGGCCCCAGCCACCTCGGTGAGCACTCCGTAGGTGCCGGCACCGACCAGGATCGCGACGCCCGTCCCCACCGCCGTGTCGAGCACGACACCGCCGATCGTCGGGTCGAGGTCGAGGAGCGCACTCGCGACGTACGCCCCGGCCCCCGCCCCGATGAGCAGGAACGGCCCGGCCGGCGACGCGACGACGCCCCCGGCCAACGCGCCCGCCACGAGCCACATTCGGTCGCCCCCCGTCGGTGCCCGAGGCGGAGCGACCTGGGCGCGGGCGGAGGCCGCCAGCAGGACGATCAGGAGCAGGGCGCGGCTCACAGGTCGAGCGCGATCCACAGTCCGAGGGTGCGCTCGCCCTCGGTCCCCATGACGGGGACGGGCACAACCTCGAACCCGTGCAGGGTCACGGCCAGGGGGACCACGGCGTACGCACCGGCCGCCAGCACGGCCACGCCCAGCCGGTCGAAGAACGCGTCCGACTCGGGCGTCACCGCCATCCCGACGAGGTACACGGCCGCCCCGACCCCGAGCCCGAGGGCGGACCCGCGGGCGGCGTCCCTCAGCACGCGCACGAACGCGCGGTCGCGCCCGAGGACCGGGCCGATCGCGGACATCCCCAGCGCCACGCCGAGCGGGTAGCCCACGAGGATCGCGACCGCCTCGGCCTCGGTGCTCCCGTCCCCAGGGACGAGCGTGACCGCGGCGCCGGCCGTCGCCCCCCCCCCGACGAGCCCACTGACGGCAAGCACGGGCACGTCGAGGTCACGCGGTTGCGCGCTCACGGAGACCGCCAAGAGGGCGACGAGGGGCAGGAGGCGGGCCTTCATCGGTTAGGGCGGACGGTCAGCACGCACGATAGCGGGGCCCGACAGCCACCCCATGGTGCAATCGAACCAAAACGTCTCCACGGCGAGGGCCGGCCAGATCATGTCAAATCACACGTTTCGAGTACGTAACGGTACGCCCCCGGCTGGGAGGCCGTACGTTGGCGCCGTTCCCACCACATGACACGGGATGGACAGCACGACCCTCGCTGAGGAGAGCACCGCCCTCCTCGACGCACTCGGTCGCGGGGAGGCCCCGTCCGGCGCGCTCTTCGAACGACTGTACGACGACCTCCGGCGGATCGCCGAGCGGCAGCGGGCCCGATGGGTCGGCAACGACACGATCAACACGACGGCGCTCGTCCACGAGGCGTACCTCAAGCTGGAGGGCTCCACCGTCGAGAGCCGGTCGCACCTCCTCGCGGTCGCCTCGCGCGCGATGCGGCAGGTGCTCGTGAGCTACGGCGAGGCGCGGAAGGCCCAGAAACGCGGCGGCGGCGCGGCCCACACGGCCATCAACGACGAGATCATGAGCTCGCCGTTCACCGAGGCCCAGGCCGACCGCGCGGCGGTCATCGAGGACGCGCTCGCACGGCTCGAGGAGGCCGACCCGCGGGCGGCGCGCGTCGTCGAGTGCCGGTTTTTCGGTGGGCTCACGGTCCAGGAGACGGCCGAGGCCCTCGGCGTCTCGGAGGCGACGGTCGCGCGGAGCTGGCGGGCCGCCCGGGCCTGGCTCTACGGCGAGCTCCAGAACGACGTGACCGGTGCGCGCGACGCGCTCGACGTCAGTTCGTGAAGAACGGATGACAGGCGGGCCCGTGCCTCACGGTACTGGAGGGTAGACCCCGCCACCCATGACGTCCGACCGCTGGCACGCCATCGAAGCCGTCTTCGACGAGGCGGCCGACCTCCCCCCGGCCGAACGCCGGGCCTTCCTGGACCGGTCCTGCCGTACGCCCGACGGCCACCCCGACCCCGCGCTCCGCGAGGAGGTCGAGCGCCTGCTCAAGCTCGACGTCGGGGCCGAGGCGTTTTTCGAGAGCCCGGCCGTTCCCGACCCGGACCGGGCGCCGCCCGAGGCCGGTCCGTGGCGGCTCGTCGAGCGGGTCGGCGTGGGCGGGATGGGCGAGGTCTGGCGCGCCGAGCGGGCCGACGGTGCCTATGACCAGACGGCGGCCGTCAAGCTCGTCCGCCCCGGCCTCGGCGACGACCTCCTCCGGCGGTTCCAGGCCGAGCGCGCCGTGCTCGCGCGGCTCGACCACCCGGCCATCGCGCGGCTCCTCGACGGGGGCACCGCCAGCGACGGCCGGCCGTACCTCGCGCTCGAGTTCGTCGAAGGCGAGCCGATCACCGACTTCTGCGACCGCCGCCGCCTCGGCGTCAACGAGCGGCTGGCGCTCTTCGGCGACGTGTGCGAGGCGGTCGCGGCGGCGCACCGCCGGCTCGTGGTCCACCGCGACCTCAAGCCGTCGAACGTCCTCGTGGCCGAGACGCCGGAGGGGCCGCGCGTCAAGCTCCTCGACTTCGGCATCGCCAAGCTCCTCGACGACGACGCCGGCCTCTCGCTCGTCCAGACCCGCGCCGACCGGCGCGTCCTGACGCCCGAGTACGCCGCGCCCGAGCAGATCCGCGGCGAGGCACCGACGACGGCGACCGACGTGTACGGGCTCGGCGTCCTGCTCTACGAGCTCCTCACGGGCCAGCGGCCGTACCGCCCCGCCAGCCGCGTCCGTCGCGCCATCGAGCAGGCCATCCTCGAGGCCGACCCGACCGAGCCCTCGACCGCCGCCACCGACGCCCACGCGGCCCGGGCCGCGGCCGAGAACCGGGCGACGCAGCCCGATCGCCTCCGACGCCGCCTCCGCGGCGACCTCGACCGGATCGTGCTCAAGGCGCTCCGCAAGGAGCCCGACCGGCGCTACGACGGCGCCGCCGCGCTGGCCGCCGACCTCGACCGGCACCTCGGCGGGCTCCCCATCGAGGCGCGGCCGGAGTCGACCGGCTACCGGATCGGCAAGTTCGTGCGGCGGCACCGGGCGGCGGCGGCCGCGGCGTGTGTCGCACTGCTCGGCGTCCTCGGCGGGGCCGGCGCCGCGCTCTGGCAGGCCCGCGAGGCGAGCGCGGAGCGAGATCGGGCCGACGCGCGCGCCGCCGAGGCCGAGGCGGTCACGGGCTTCCTCGTCGACCTCATCG
This sequence is a window from Rubrivirga marina. Protein-coding genes within it:
- a CDS encoding DEAD/DEAH box helicase translates to MAFKAVFDLTQKAQNEAKSERKLQTPFDEPDADRESAGIADLPERLQQGIEALGWPALMPVQAEAVPYILEGRDLIVQSRTGSGKTGAFLLPLLEKLDPNEKTTQALVLCPTRELASQIHAEFERMNAGLAKDEQLDAIPVYGGVGYGPQIDAFNRGVQLVVGTPGRVLDHLARGSLKLDKLRTIILDEADEMLSMGFFPDMIKVRRYLPKQRDSYMFSATMPFQVQRIGKEFLTDPVFLATAGGQIHVEQMAHRAYQVAPMDKDRTLAALIEWENPSAAIIFANTRREVEYLATFLNNYGYNAAGISSDLTQKAREKTMKRLRDGELRFLVATDVAARGIDVPDLSHVFQYDIPQDREYYVHRSGRTARAGKAGVSIAITTATDMPTLRQIARKYDIPLEERELPTEAEMASRVGQRLTNLLEDRMRDRSNLERERQARFVAVARQLVEEGEPEVLAMLLDEAYQQSLNEAPVGPAMDRTESEYDIKQREAREERESGGRDRKRGRRRDDDERDERDDAPHADARDDVSADAPSADADSADLDAEADGVDGSNGEAKPKRKRSRRRSRSKSDAGSDD
- a CDS encoding ECF-type sigma factor, which encodes MDSTTLAEESTALLDALGRGEAPSGALFERLYDDLRRIAERQRARWVGNDTINTTALVHEAYLKLEGSTVESRSHLLAVASRAMRQVLVSYGEARKAQKRGGGAAHTAINDEIMSSPFTEAQADRAAVIEDALARLEEADPRAARVVECRFFGGLTVQETAEALGVSEATVARSWRAARAWLYGELQNDVTGARDALDVSS
- a CDS encoding serine/threonine-protein kinase, which encodes MTSDRWHAIEAVFDEAADLPPAERRAFLDRSCRTPDGHPDPALREEVERLLKLDVGAEAFFESPAVPDPDRAPPEAGPWRLVERVGVGGMGEVWRAERADGAYDQTAAVKLVRPGLGDDLLRRFQAERAVLARLDHPAIARLLDGGTASDGRPYLALEFVEGEPITDFCDRRRLGVNERLALFGDVCEAVAAAHRRLVVHRDLKPSNVLVAETPEGPRVKLLDFGIAKLLDDDAGLSLVQTRADRRVLTPEYAAPEQIRGEAPTTATDVYGLGVLLYELLTGQRPYRPASRVRRAIEQAILEADPTEPSTAATDAHAARAAAENRATQPDRLRRRLRGDLDRIVLKALRKEPDRRYDGAAALAADLDRHLGGLPIEARPESTGYRIGKFVRRHRAAAAAACVALLGVLGGAGAALWQAREASAERDRADARAAEAEAVTGFLVDLIGEARPAGSDGDTLRVRDVLDAGVARLDTGFADRPLVAAALATAFARSYAKLGQSERAVPLFRRALDLRRAHLPPLDPDVLQAENALSLALLNSDDLDGVDSLMTAAVATRRAGLGAAHPQVAIALNDLGIAADARRPDSLARAAAEGYFREAIDVIEAAGPAAFAAAYDGSASFDGFRSGLYYSLAVHYMTTGRQEQAVEPMGRAVELDDAPPESLDHQILANGYGVLLRQLERYDESIAVHREVVEAARRAHGPDHPFYGHPVLSLGSALQASGDAEGAIPVLREALRVFGGPDADDQAALEARFYLGRALVEAGQAAEGRRVLRAALPGLAETFGPDNVRVRRARELTAGA